In a genomic window of Bacillus sp. 2205SS5-2:
- a CDS encoding beta-propeller fold lactonase family protein has product MSNYCRKKTWNGPNITFEVSTEIDCQGNVTGCVTSDGECPVSGVEVFFSSSIPDRISFNPNPATTDENGQFSSMVTVQLLTSSTVATFLASTTVDNTPISDTEFTTVGCQVPAETVYVTNLLSNNVTAINGQTNTVIKTLSVQSSPARVIVTPDGKFAFVANVTAGSVSVIRVSDNTLVGDPIPTGARPVNLVSSPDSQFVYVYNATAKTVSVIEVSDTPSVIKNIDVGEGTGGPIPFKNIVITPNGQFVYVANTLDSTISIIRTSDNLVIKTIAVQNVPLSIVSSPDSKRVYVVISNGTLTVIDTESQTVILDITSVISSQNLAITPNGEFIYVIGSTQFVGVIRTSDNTKIAEFQLSKANFALDIVASPNSDFVYIIANQNFVAFGSYNVINVSTNTVMKQTQLGVNPQQMAINTDGSRLYVSNGDPDNVEVIQTSDNEVIANIFATGNGAQGIAVTPQ; this is encoded by the coding sequence GGAATGTGACGGGCTGTGTCACCTCGGATGGAGAATGTCCTGTTTCTGGGGTGGAAGTTTTCTTTTCCAGCTCTATTCCTGATCGCATTAGTTTTAATCCGAATCCAGCAACCACAGATGAAAATGGACAATTTTCTTCCATGGTAACCGTTCAATTACTCACTAGTTCGACTGTCGCAACATTTTTAGCAAGTACGACGGTTGATAATACCCCTATTTCTGACACGGAGTTTACGACTGTAGGGTGTCAGGTTCCTGCAGAAACCGTTTATGTTACGAACTTACTTTCAAATAATGTTACAGCTATTAATGGGCAAACAAATACCGTTATTAAGACGTTATCCGTTCAGTCGTCACCTGCACGAGTCATTGTGACACCTGATGGAAAATTTGCTTTTGTAGCTAATGTAACTGCAGGGTCTGTTTCAGTCATTCGTGTATCAGATAATACACTGGTCGGTGATCCAATTCCTACAGGGGCACGTCCTGTGAATTTAGTTTCATCACCTGATAGTCAATTTGTGTATGTCTATAATGCAACTGCTAAAACCGTTTCTGTAATCGAAGTGAGTGATACGCCGAGTGTTATCAAAAATATAGATGTTGGTGAGGGAACAGGGGGGCCAATTCCATTTAAAAATATTGTCATAACTCCCAATGGACAGTTTGTTTATGTAGCGAATACACTAGACAGTACGATTTCCATTATTCGAACTTCTGATAATCTAGTAATCAAAACCATAGCTGTACAAAATGTCCCTTTGTCTATTGTGAGCTCACCCGATAGTAAGAGAGTGTATGTTGTCATTTCGAACGGAACACTTACTGTGATCGATACGGAGAGTCAGACTGTGATTTTGGACATTACGAGTGTTATTTCTTCTCAAAATTTAGCCATTACACCCAATGGTGAATTTATCTATGTGATTGGTTCCACTCAATTCGTTGGAGTCATAAGGACTTCGGATAATACCAAAATAGCGGAATTCCAACTATCTAAAGCGAACTTCGCACTAGATATCGTCGCCTCTCCAAACTCAGACTTCGTATATATAATAGCCAATCAAAATTTTGTAGCCTTTGGAAGTTATAATGTTATAAATGTAAGTACCAACACAGTTATGAAACAAACACAACTAGGTGTTAACCCACAACAAATGGCTATTAACACGGATGGAAGTAGGTTGTATGTATCAAATGGTGATCCTGATAATGTTGAAGTCATCCAAACCTCAGATAATGAAGTGATCGCAAATATATTTGCCACTGGAAATGGAGCACAAGGTATTGCTGTAACTCCTCAATAA